Proteins from a single region of Candidatus Fermentibacter sp.:
- a CDS encoding HAD family hydrolase, with protein MWKTVLFDLDGTLLDYAGARRAALDESLSEFGLEAPDPVGNALLAFLDSDPVQAIEACRPGAPATSDPSLRSIFPLRDRVDCPVFLDAFFRALSRQHGLIDGALETLEAVRPGRRLAAVSNGLGPVQRARLADAGLMQYFDALVISCEVGMAKPDPAFFRAALKLLSSSKEDAVVVGDGAASDMAGAQAAGIDFVYFRPDGVFAPSGRWIARITGLRDLPGLPGFRE; from the coding sequence GTGTGGAAGACCGTTCTGTTCGATCTCGACGGCACGCTCCTCGACTATGCCGGGGCGCGCCGGGCCGCCCTAGACGAGAGCCTCTCCGAATTCGGCCTCGAGGCGCCGGACCCCGTCGGCAACGCTCTCCTGGCCTTCCTCGACTCCGATCCGGTCCAGGCCATCGAGGCTTGCAGACCCGGGGCGCCGGCCACTAGCGATCCCTCGCTGCGCTCCATCTTCCCGCTCCGTGACAGGGTCGACTGCCCGGTCTTCCTCGACGCCTTCTTCCGGGCCCTTTCGCGACAGCACGGGCTGATCGACGGCGCGCTCGAGACCCTCGAGGCGGTCAGGCCCGGGCGCAGGCTGGCGGCCGTGTCCAACGGGTTGGGGCCCGTGCAGAGGGCGCGCCTCGCGGATGCCGGACTGATGCAGTATTTCGACGCTCTCGTGATAAGCTGCGAGGTGGGGATGGCCAAGCCCGACCCGGCCTTCTTCCGGGCTGCCCTCAAACTCCTGTCCTCCTCGAAGGAGGATGCCGTCGTGGTAGGCGACGGTGCGGCAAGCGACATGGCCGGCGCGCAGGCCGCCGGCATCGATTTCGTGTACTTCAGACCCGACGGGGTGTTCGCACCCTCGGGCCGGTGGATCGCGAGGATAACCGGCCTGAGGGATCTGCCAGGCCTCCCGGGCTTCCGGGAGTAA
- the hydG gene encoding [FeFe] hydrogenase H-cluster radical SAM maturase HydG — MSGDAWVSGVIRSAEDEKYLENGRDFVDEALIGSELEHNSSPDPARIGDIIDKSLSLARLDPSETAALLNCRDEGLWQRMYEAGLKVKQSVYGRRIVFFAPLYVSNYCVNNCEYCGFRSSNRETQRSSLTDGQLREEILALIRKGHKRLVMVYGEHPRSGADFIAHTIRLAYSVKEGGGEIRRVNVNAAPLCVDDYRKLKEVGIGTYQVFQETYHPATYRRLHPADTVKGDMRWRLYALHRAQEAGIDDVAIGALFGLYDYRFEVMALLLHTMSLEKYFGGVGPHTISFPRLEPALNTPYTENPAHRVSDEQFKKLVTVLRLSVPYTGLILTAREPAEIRREVIPVGVTQIDAGSNIGIGGYSSGTIKGEKQQFMLSDPRSLDEVVGELVDMGMITSFCTADYRCGRTGGCFMGFSKSGKIQGFCMPNAVLTFAEYLLDYASPATREKGWVLLEKELESLPVDGPREIVAGYLERIKAGERDLYL; from the coding sequence ATGAGCGGCGACGCATGGGTCTCGGGGGTGATACGTTCCGCCGAGGACGAGAAGTATCTCGAGAACGGCAGGGACTTCGTGGACGAAGCCCTGATCGGGTCGGAACTCGAACACAATTCCAGCCCTGATCCCGCGAGGATCGGCGACATCATAGACAAGTCCCTGTCCCTGGCGCGTCTCGATCCCTCCGAGACGGCCGCGCTGCTGAACTGCCGGGACGAGGGGCTCTGGCAGCGGATGTACGAGGCCGGTCTGAAGGTGAAGCAGTCTGTCTACGGGCGCAGGATAGTCTTCTTCGCCCCGCTCTACGTATCCAACTACTGCGTGAACAACTGCGAGTACTGCGGATTCAGGAGCTCGAACCGGGAGACGCAGAGGTCGAGCCTCACCGACGGGCAGCTCCGCGAAGAGATCCTCGCCCTGATACGGAAGGGCCACAAGCGCCTCGTGATGGTGTACGGCGAGCACCCGCGCTCGGGGGCCGACTTCATCGCCCACACGATCCGCCTCGCCTACTCGGTGAAGGAGGGCGGCGGAGAGATCCGCAGGGTCAACGTGAACGCCGCGCCCCTGTGCGTCGACGACTACAGGAAGCTCAAGGAGGTGGGCATCGGGACGTACCAGGTCTTCCAGGAGACCTACCATCCCGCCACCTACCGGAGGCTCCATCCCGCCGACACAGTCAAGGGCGACATGAGATGGCGCCTCTACGCCCTCCACAGGGCCCAGGAGGCCGGCATAGACGACGTGGCGATCGGCGCCCTCTTCGGGCTCTACGACTACAGGTTCGAGGTCATGGCACTGCTTCTCCACACCATGAGCCTGGAGAAGTACTTCGGAGGCGTGGGTCCCCACACCATCAGCTTCCCGAGGCTCGAACCGGCTCTGAACACCCCGTACACCGAGAACCCCGCACACCGCGTCAGCGACGAGCAGTTCAAGAAGCTCGTCACGGTGCTGCGGCTCTCGGTGCCGTACACCGGCCTGATCCTGACGGCGCGCGAGCCGGCGGAGATCAGACGAGAGGTCATCCCGGTGGGCGTCACGCAGATCGACGCCGGGTCGAACATCGGCATAGGCGGCTACTCGTCGGGCACGATCAAGGGCGAGAAGCAGCAGTTCATGCTGTCCGACCCGAGGTCCCTGGACGAGGTCGTGGGCGAGCTGGTGGACATGGGCATGATCACGAGCTTCTGCACCGCCGACTACAGGTGCGGGCGCACCGGCGGCTGCTTCATGGGCTTCTCGAAGTCCGGAAAGATCCAGGGCTTCTGCATGCCCAACGCCGTGCTGACCTTCGCCGAATACCTGCTCGACTACGCTTCGCCCGCTACGAGGGAGAAGGGCTGGGTGCTCCTCGAGAAGGAGCTGGAGTCCCTCCCGGTCGACGGGCCGCGCGAGATCGTGGCGGGATACCTCGAACGCATCAAGGCGGGGGAGAGGGACCTCTACCTGTGA
- a CDS encoding urocanate hydratase, producing the protein MTAFADEIRQGIPASIPDMPPEAPGISHAPARPQVLDRRGRELALANALRYFPAEWHGRLAPEFARELAVDGRIYMRRFRPSYEMKARPIGEYPAKCRQAAAIMLMIQNNLDPAVAQHPYELVTYGGNGTVFQNWAQYLLTMQYLSEMTGEQTLALYSGHPMGLFPSHPDAPRAVVTNGMVIPNYSSRADYDRMSALGVTSYGQMTAGSFMYIGPQGIVHGTTITLLNAGRLYLGLEPGRNLSGKVFVTSGLGGMSGAQAKAAVIAGAVCVVAEVNGSALRKRQDQGWLMESDDDLDRIMARMEKARASGEALSLGYLGNVVDLWERLAAEGCPVDLGSDQTSLHAPYTGGYYPAGLSFEESNLMMTADPAGFREAVGASLRRQVAAINRVAGAGMAFWDYGNAFLLEASRAGAEGILGEDGSFSYPSYVEDIMGPVCFDYGFGPFRWVCCSGSDDDLDATDRIAGEVLSGMASEAPPETRQQLLDNLLWIRQAKVNRLVVGSRARILYADHPGRIGIALAFNDAVARGVVSGPIVLGRDHHDVSGTDSPYRETANIRDGSSFTADMAVQNVIGDSFRGATWVSLHNGGGVGWGEVTNGGFGLLLDGSPEASRRASSMLSWDVANGLARRAWARNPGAVFAVSRAMESDGAMRVTLPVPADPKAVSAALDGV; encoded by the coding sequence ATGACCGCATTCGCGGATGAGATAAGGCAGGGCATCCCGGCGTCGATTCCGGACATGCCCCCCGAGGCCCCCGGGATCAGCCACGCCCCGGCCAGGCCGCAGGTGCTCGACAGGAGGGGCAGGGAGCTGGCCCTCGCCAACGCCCTCCGCTACTTCCCCGCAGAGTGGCATGGCAGGCTCGCGCCGGAGTTCGCCCGCGAACTGGCGGTGGACGGGCGGATCTACATGCGCCGCTTCAGGCCGTCATACGAGATGAAGGCCCGCCCCATCGGCGAGTACCCCGCGAAGTGCCGTCAGGCCGCCGCGATCATGCTGATGATCCAGAACAACCTCGACCCGGCCGTGGCGCAGCATCCGTACGAGCTGGTCACGTATGGCGGGAACGGCACCGTATTCCAGAACTGGGCGCAGTACCTGCTCACGATGCAGTACCTGTCGGAGATGACGGGAGAGCAGACCCTCGCGCTCTACTCGGGACACCCCATGGGCCTCTTCCCGTCGCATCCCGACGCGCCCCGAGCGGTGGTCACCAACGGGATGGTCATACCCAACTATTCGTCCAGGGCGGACTACGACAGGATGTCCGCCCTCGGAGTGACATCCTACGGCCAGATGACCGCGGGCAGCTTCATGTACATCGGCCCCCAGGGCATCGTGCACGGCACGACCATCACCCTCCTGAACGCCGGCCGTCTCTATCTCGGGCTCGAACCCGGCAGGAACCTCTCGGGGAAGGTCTTCGTGACATCCGGCCTGGGCGGGATGAGCGGAGCCCAGGCAAAGGCCGCGGTGATAGCGGGTGCCGTCTGCGTCGTGGCGGAGGTGAACGGGTCGGCCCTCCGGAAGAGGCAGGACCAGGGCTGGCTGATGGAATCCGACGACGACCTGGACAGGATCATGGCCAGGATGGAGAAGGCGCGGGCGTCGGGCGAGGCCCTGTCCCTGGGCTACCTGGGCAACGTCGTCGACCTCTGGGAGAGGCTGGCCGCCGAAGGCTGCCCCGTCGACCTCGGCAGCGACCAGACTTCCCTGCACGCGCCGTACACCGGAGGCTACTACCCCGCCGGTCTCTCGTTCGAGGAGTCGAACCTGATGATGACGGCCGATCCTGCCGGATTCAGGGAGGCGGTCGGCGCATCGCTCCGCAGGCAGGTGGCGGCGATCAACAGGGTCGCCGGGGCCGGCATGGCATTCTGGGACTACGGAAACGCATTCCTGCTCGAGGCTTCGAGAGCCGGCGCCGAGGGCATCCTCGGGGAGGACGGCTCCTTCTCGTATCCATCGTACGTCGAGGACATCATGGGCCCGGTCTGCTTCGACTACGGCTTCGGCCCCTTCCGCTGGGTCTGCTGCTCGGGCAGCGACGACGACCTCGACGCGACCGACCGCATCGCCGGCGAGGTGCTCTCGGGGATGGCCTCGGAAGCCCCTCCGGAGACCCGGCAGCAGCTCCTGGACAACCTCCTGTGGATCAGGCAGGCGAAGGTGAACCGGCTGGTGGTGGGTTCGAGAGCGAGGATCCTGTACGCCGACCATCCCGGTAGGATCGGGATCGCGCTGGCCTTCAACGACGCCGTTGCCCGTGGGGTCGTCTCCGGCCCGATAGTCCTCGGGCGCGACCACCACGACGTCTCAGGGACGGACTCGCCATACCGCGAGACCGCTAACATCAGGGACGGCAGCTCGTTCACCGCCGACATGGCTGTACAGAACGTGATCGGAGACTCGTTCAGGGGCGCGACCTGGGTGTCGCTGCACAACGGCGGCGGCGTGGGCTGGGGCGAAGTGACCAACGGAGGGTTCGGCCTGCTGCTCGACGGATCGCCGGAGGCGTCGCGCAGAGCCTCCTCCATGCTGTCGTGGGACGTGGCCAACGGCCTCGCGAGGAGGGCCTGGGCCAGGAACCCCGGCGCGGTGTTCGCAGTATCGCGAGCAATGGAGTCTGACGGGGCCATGCGGGTCACGCTGCCCGTGCCCGCCGACCCGAAAGCGGTGTCCGCGGCCCTGGACGGCGTCTAG
- a CDS encoding nitroreductase family protein, giving the protein MSGSPSVKMASSDHPIHALVAERWSPYAFDSGPVPDADLESLFEAARWAPSAYNEQPWRYIVARRADPEHFEKVLSCLVDGNRVWAAFAPVLALGVASRRFSRNGRENGTALHDLGLASANILVEATSRGLFVHQMSGILPDRARELFGIPEGFDAITGMAVGRPGHPGGLPADLASRDLEPRVRNPLARFVFGAHWEEPAAFLEA; this is encoded by the coding sequence GTGTCCGGGTCCCCGTCTGTGAAGATGGCCTCGTCGGATCACCCCATCCATGCACTAGTAGCGGAGAGGTGGAGCCCGTACGCGTTCGACTCCGGGCCGGTTCCGGATGCCGACCTGGAATCCCTGTTCGAGGCCGCAAGATGGGCGCCTTCGGCATACAACGAACAGCCCTGGAGATACATCGTCGCGAGGCGGGCGGATCCGGAGCATTTCGAGAAGGTGCTGTCATGCCTGGTCGACGGCAACAGGGTCTGGGCGGCCTTCGCCCCGGTGCTGGCCCTCGGCGTGGCATCCCGCCGCTTCTCGCGCAACGGCAGGGAGAACGGCACCGCCCTCCACGACCTCGGCCTCGCATCGGCCAACATCCTCGTCGAGGCGACCTCGCGCGGGCTGTTCGTGCACCAGATGTCCGGCATACTCCCCGACAGGGCACGAGAGCTGTTCGGCATCCCCGAGGGCTTCGACGCGATCACCGGGATGGCAGTGGGCCGACCCGGCCACCCCGGCGGGCTCCCCGCCGATCTAGCCTCGCGCGATCTGGAGCCGAGGGTGAGGAACCCGCTGGCCAGGTTCGTTTTCGGTGCGCACTGGGAGGAGCCTGCAGCCTTCCTGGAGGCCTGA
- a CDS encoding cupin domain-containing protein → MGDGEGGIVPVTRLAGLVEYQEGSVVSRELVRKQAGTVTVFAFDAGQGLSEHTAPFDAIVDVLEGEAEVSIGGIPHMVGAGEFIVMPAGRPHSLSAVERFKMLLVMIRG, encoded by the coding sequence ATGGGAGATGGAGAGGGCGGGATCGTTCCCGTGACGAGGCTGGCCGGCCTGGTGGAGTATCAGGAGGGATCGGTCGTCAGCCGCGAGCTGGTGAGGAAGCAGGCGGGCACCGTGACCGTGTTCGCCTTCGATGCCGGACAGGGGCTCAGCGAGCACACAGCCCCCTTCGACGCCATCGTCGACGTCCTCGAAGGCGAGGCCGAAGTGAGCATCGGCGGGATACCGCACATGGTAGGTGCCGGCGAATTCATCGTCATGCCCGCGGGCAGGCCGCACTCGCTCTCCGCCGTGGAACGCTTCAAGATGCTGCTGGTGATGATAAGGGGGTAG
- the aqpZ gene encoding aquaporin Z, whose protein sequence is MKKLGAEFFGTFWLVLGGCGSAVLAAGVPGVGIGYLGVALAFGLTVVTMAYAIGHISGCHLNPAVSIGLWAGGRFPAKDLLPYIASQVLGAIAAGGVLFLIASRTAGFDVTAGFASNGFAAHSPQGYSMGAALICEVVMTMMFLLVIMGATDKRAPQGFAPLAIGLTLTLIHLISIPVTNTSVNPARSTGVAVFQGTWALEQLWLFWVAPIIGAVAGAFVYRFVGGRAEK, encoded by the coding sequence ATGAAGAAGCTGGGTGCGGAGTTCTTCGGGACCTTCTGGCTGGTCCTGGGAGGCTGCGGCAGCGCAGTACTGGCCGCGGGCGTCCCCGGGGTCGGCATCGGATATCTCGGCGTAGCGCTCGCGTTCGGCCTGACCGTGGTCACCATGGCCTATGCCATCGGCCACATCTCCGGGTGTCACCTGAACCCTGCCGTTTCGATAGGCCTGTGGGCCGGGGGCCGCTTCCCGGCGAAGGACCTCCTTCCGTACATCGCCTCCCAGGTCCTCGGCGCCATAGCTGCAGGTGGAGTGCTCTTCCTCATCGCGAGCAGGACCGCGGGGTTCGACGTGACCGCCGGTTTCGCGTCGAACGGATTCGCCGCCCACTCGCCACAGGGATATTCCATGGGGGCCGCGCTCATCTGCGAAGTGGTGATGACCATGATGTTCCTGCTGGTCATCATGGGTGCGACCGACAAGCGGGCGCCCCAGGGCTTCGCACCTCTCGCGATCGGCCTCACGCTGACGCTGATCCACCTGATCAGCATCCCCGTGACGAACACCTCGGTGAACCCCGCGCGCAGCACCGGGGTCGCCGTATTCCAGGGCACCTGGGCCCTCGAGCAGCTCTGGCTGTTCTGGGTCGCGCCCATCATCGGCGCGGTAGCAGGTGCGTTCGTCTACAGGTTCGTGGGGGGCAGAGCCGAGAAGTAG
- a CDS encoding bifunctional homocysteine S-methyltransferase/methylenetetrahydrofolate reductase yields the protein MGGFLDRLAERRAIVFDGAMGTLLYQRGAAGGSCYDELNLSNPDIVAGIHRDYVLAGAEVITTNTFGANPVVLEKYFGLGSATAEINRAGVGIARAASGGAMVAGSVGPVTRPAEALDDMTPELMEQAFGVQLRALLGAGVDLVIFETFNDPRELAAALDALDAAGGAPSVAMLTFLEGGQTIGGLHPLHAGHALDELPADVVGVNCGTGPMDMLKVIQKIAQATGKPVCAMPNAGVARFEGGRFTYPRNPEHIGFYSSRMVAAGCSIVGGCCGTTPEHVSAVARAVRGATPGNRRRVSVQLSHDDSADAAPPVVETTLKSMLGRRFVTSVEVDPPRGPDSKKLLERLRKLKGLGVDAVNVSDGPMARLRMSPSAFASIVRRELNLEVVIHATCRDKNILALQSDLLGLSATGLRNILALSGDPPSIGDYPFATAVYDVRSEGLVRMVDSLNRGRDVLGNRLNGPAGIFCGAGVPSSPADHAQELTALERKTRSGLGFVQTQPVFDLEGFARFHPELRKHGLPVIAGLMPVLTAGGLDYLANEVPGMSIPPELLESMRSAGGEEAEAAAGISFARGVLEGLRDMGVDGVCIMPALNGYDVVESLLC from the coding sequence TTGGGCGGATTCCTCGACAGGCTCGCAGAGAGGCGCGCCATCGTCTTCGACGGGGCGATGGGTACGCTGCTCTACCAGCGCGGGGCGGCGGGCGGGAGCTGCTACGACGAGCTCAACCTGTCCAATCCGGACATCGTCGCAGGGATCCACAGGGACTACGTCCTCGCGGGCGCCGAGGTCATCACCACCAACACATTCGGTGCGAACCCCGTGGTGCTCGAGAAGTACTTCGGACTGGGCTCCGCAACGGCCGAGATCAACAGGGCCGGGGTGGGGATCGCCCGGGCCGCTTCGGGCGGGGCCATGGTGGCGGGCTCGGTCGGCCCGGTCACGAGGCCGGCAGAGGCGCTCGACGATATGACCCCGGAGCTTATGGAGCAGGCCTTCGGAGTGCAGCTCCGGGCTCTTCTGGGCGCCGGGGTCGATCTCGTGATCTTCGAGACGTTCAACGACCCGCGTGAACTCGCGGCGGCACTGGATGCGCTGGATGCCGCGGGAGGGGCCCCGTCCGTGGCCATGCTCACCTTCCTCGAGGGCGGACAGACGATCGGGGGGCTCCATCCCCTGCACGCCGGGCATGCACTGGACGAGCTCCCGGCCGATGTCGTTGGGGTCAACTGCGGCACCGGGCCCATGGACATGCTGAAGGTGATCCAGAAGATAGCGCAGGCCACCGGCAAGCCGGTCTGCGCCATGCCCAACGCCGGGGTCGCGAGGTTCGAGGGCGGGAGGTTCACATACCCACGCAATCCCGAGCACATCGGCTTCTACTCGTCCCGGATGGTGGCCGCCGGATGCTCGATAGTGGGCGGATGCTGCGGCACGACGCCCGAGCATGTCTCGGCCGTCGCTAGGGCCGTGCGCGGCGCGACCCCCGGGAACCGCAGGCGCGTGAGCGTGCAGCTGTCGCACGACGATTCCGCGGATGCGGCGCCCCCGGTCGTGGAGACCACCCTCAAGAGCATGCTCGGCAGGCGGTTCGTCACGAGCGTGGAGGTCGACCCTCCCAGGGGACCCGACTCGAAGAAGCTCCTCGAGAGGCTCCGGAAGCTCAAGGGCCTGGGGGTGGACGCCGTGAACGTCTCGGACGGCCCGATGGCGAGGCTCCGCATGTCCCCCTCCGCCTTCGCATCCATAGTGAGGAGGGAGCTGAACCTGGAGGTCGTGATCCATGCGACCTGCCGCGACAAGAACATCCTCGCCCTGCAGTCCGACCTGCTCGGGCTCTCCGCAACGGGTCTGAGGAACATCCTCGCTCTCTCCGGCGACCCTCCCAGCATCGGCGACTATCCGTTCGCCACCGCCGTCTACGACGTCCGTTCCGAGGGCCTTGTCAGGATGGTGGACTCCCTGAACCGGGGCCGCGACGTCCTCGGGAACAGGCTGAACGGCCCGGCCGGGATCTTCTGCGGAGCCGGGGTGCCGTCATCGCCGGCCGATCATGCGCAGGAGCTGACCGCCCTGGAACGCAAGACCAGGTCCGGCCTGGGCTTCGTGCAGACGCAGCCGGTCTTCGACCTCGAAGGCTTCGCCCGTTTCCATCCGGAGCTCAGGAAGCACGGTCTGCCGGTGATCGCCGGGCTGATGCCCGTGCTGACCGCCGGAGGCCTCGACTACCTCGCGAACGAGGTGCCCGGGATGAGCATCCCTCCGGAACTCCTGGAGTCGATGAGGAGCGCCGGAGGGGAGGAGGCCGAGGCTGCCGCCGGAATCTCGTTCGCGAGGGGCGTTCTCGAGGGGCTGAGGGACATGGGTGTCGACGGAGTCTGCATCATGCCCGCCCTCAACGGCTACGATGTCGTCGAATCACTGCTCTGCTGA
- a CDS encoding homocysteine S-methyltransferase family protein → MEALIDRFGGRVLVADGAMGTLLSGSGHSGSALPEEILLEDPDRVRDAHREYAAAGADILVTDTYGAGRLKLSEFGLESRQRDIVDRAVFAARSGASGRNCLVAGSIGPLGSFLAPFGPVRPAEASACFRELAELLVQCGVDLIFLETFTDIRELRLAASAVREAGPRLPILMSMSFERNARTVTGTPAEVLADVSGAFGPGMAGVNCGASLPDNEAAALALLAHSSLPVCYMPNAGIPTVRDGVTTWAATPGDLAGSAVRVCEAGASVAGSCCGSTPEHTRAIAEALSGMPAARTRPRRVCSISSRTSRLVFGGGGFLIAGERINPTGRRALASSIRSGSTGVLRRSAARQAAAGANLLDLNVGVGDPGLEASFMPGAVAALDGVPGLPLFIDSPLPGVVASALPEYPARAFVNSIPCIPSRLEAELPLVKKHGAGFVALLMDAHGVPDTAGGRIALLGEMLAAARAFGLGVEDVIVDPVVLSEAASPGAALVTLETLRRIRSEYGLETIVGLSNVSYGLPARSAVNRAFLTLAVEAGLSAAIMDPLDSDGGLLPSAARLLISPGEGFAGFTGLATGCAPAMEPAPRPDADGPTIEEAIAGGDAASAVEAVERALKDTDPSGLVASVLVPAVTRLGTEYEQGRIFLPMLLAGAEAVEACFGAIRRISGGSACRGTVLMATVEGDVHDIGKNIVAAILAGHGWRIVDLGRNVPAGVIVEAALREKPDAVGLSALLTPSLPVMAAAVALLRERLDPVPPILVGGAVVTEGFARGIGAVYGRDGVQAARILDGGSPS, encoded by the coding sequence ATGGAGGCTCTGATAGACAGGTTCGGGGGTCGTGTCCTGGTGGCGGACGGCGCCATGGGCACTCTTCTCTCGGGGAGCGGGCACTCCGGTTCCGCACTCCCGGAGGAGATCCTGCTGGAGGATCCCGACAGGGTGCGGGACGCCCACCGCGAGTATGCCGCGGCCGGAGCCGACATCCTCGTGACGGACACCTACGGCGCGGGCAGGCTCAAGCTCTCCGAGTTCGGCCTGGAGTCGAGGCAGCGCGATATCGTGGATCGGGCCGTATTCGCAGCGCGGTCAGGGGCTTCCGGACGGAACTGCCTGGTCGCCGGCTCGATCGGCCCGCTGGGGAGCTTCCTCGCACCTTTCGGACCGGTCCGCCCGGCCGAGGCCTCGGCCTGCTTCAGGGAGCTCGCGGAACTGCTGGTGCAGTGCGGCGTCGATCTGATATTCCTCGAGACCTTCACCGACATCCGCGAGCTGAGGCTGGCCGCCTCGGCGGTCAGGGAGGCCGGCCCGCGGCTGCCTATCCTCATGAGCATGAGCTTCGAGAGAAACGCGAGGACGGTGACCGGCACGCCCGCCGAAGTGCTAGCCGACGTCTCCGGGGCGTTCGGCCCCGGCATGGCGGGGGTCAACTGCGGAGCCTCCCTCCCGGACAACGAGGCTGCCGCGCTCGCCCTCCTGGCACATTCGAGCCTTCCCGTGTGCTACATGCCCAACGCCGGGATCCCGACCGTCAGGGACGGCGTAACGACATGGGCCGCCACCCCCGGCGACCTGGCGGGCTCGGCCGTCCGGGTCTGCGAAGCCGGGGCGTCCGTGGCGGGGAGCTGCTGCGGGTCGACCCCCGAGCACACCAGGGCCATCGCGGAAGCACTTTCCGGAATGCCGGCCGCCCGGACGAGGCCGCGCAGGGTCTGCTCGATCTCCTCCAGGACCTCGAGGCTGGTCTTCGGCGGCGGGGGCTTCCTGATCGCCGGCGAGAGGATCAATCCCACCGGGCGAAGGGCGCTGGCATCATCTATACGGAGCGGTTCCACAGGGGTGCTCAGGCGGTCGGCCGCGCGGCAGGCCGCCGCCGGCGCGAACCTGCTCGACCTCAACGTCGGCGTGGGCGACCCGGGGCTCGAAGCCTCGTTCATGCCGGGAGCCGTCGCGGCCCTGGACGGAGTGCCGGGGCTCCCGCTGTTCATCGACAGTCCCCTGCCCGGAGTCGTCGCATCGGCGCTGCCCGAATACCCGGCACGGGCCTTCGTCAATTCGATACCCTGCATCCCGTCGAGGCTAGAAGCCGAGCTCCCTCTCGTGAAGAAGCACGGGGCGGGATTCGTGGCGCTGCTGATGGATGCGCACGGAGTCCCCGACACCGCCGGGGGCAGGATCGCGCTGCTCGGGGAGATGCTGGCCGCCGCCCGGGCTTTCGGACTCGGTGTCGAGGACGTGATCGTGGACCCCGTGGTCCTCTCCGAGGCTGCGTCACCCGGGGCTGCGCTCGTGACTCTGGAGACCCTGCGCCGCATCAGGAGCGAGTACGGCCTGGAAACCATCGTCGGGCTGAGCAATGTCTCCTACGGCCTCCCCGCGAGGAGTGCCGTGAACAGGGCATTCCTGACCCTGGCCGTGGAGGCCGGCCTCTCGGCTGCGATAATGGACCCGCTGGATTCCGATGGTGGCCTGCTGCCGTCGGCAGCCCGGCTGCTCATCTCGCCGGGCGAAGGCTTCGCGGGGTTCACCGGGCTCGCCACCGGCTGCGCGCCCGCCATGGAGCCGGCACCCCGCCCGGACGCGGACGGACCCACGATCGAGGAGGCCATCGCTGGGGGCGATGCCGCTTCCGCGGTGGAGGCGGTCGAAAGGGCCCTGAAGGACACGGACCCGTCCGGGCTCGTGGCGTCGGTGCTGGTGCCCGCGGTGACCAGGCTCGGGACGGAGTACGAGCAGGGCAGGATCTTCCTGCCCATGCTGCTGGCGGGCGCGGAGGCGGTCGAGGCATGCTTCGGCGCCATCCGGAGGATCTCGGGCGGATCGGCCTGCCGGGGGACCGTCCTCATGGCCACCGTCGAGGGCGACGTTCACGACATCGGCAAGAACATCGTCGCCGCAATCCTGGCCGGGCACGGCTGGAGGATCGTGGATCTCGGCAGGAACGTCCCGGCAGGGGTGATCGTAGAGGCGGCCCTTCGCGAGAAGCCTGATGCAGTCGGCCTGAGCGCGCTGCTGACCCCCAGCCTTCCCGTCATGGCGGCCGCAGTCGCACTGCTGCGGGAGAGACTCGATCCCGTGCCGCCCATACTCGTGGGTGGAGCCGTGGTCACCGAGGGGTTCGCCCGGGGCATAGGCGCCGTCTACGGCAGGGACGGGGTCCAGGCCGCGAGGATCCTGGACGGAGGAAGCCCGTCATGA